The proteins below come from a single Streptomyces sp. B3I8 genomic window:
- a CDS encoding ABC transporter ATP-binding protein, whose product MEGNAIRLRDVRKSFGHTEAVAGVDLEIRDGEFFSLLGPSGSGKTTLLRLIAGFEQPDGGRIELAGRDVTDLAPFAREVHTVFQDYALFPHMTVEQNVAYGLRVRKVPRAERVRRTGEALASVRLADLGRRRPAQLSGGQRQRVALARALVGRPRVLLLDEPLGALDLKLREEMRAELKALQREVGITFVCVTHDQGEALATSDRVAVLDRGRLQQVGSPADVYERPATPFVASFVGTSNVLTGESARRILGAPGTYSVRPEKIRLSEEGGEPGRPDAHDLTDVPDLPDDHVFATGTVVGAVYLGEVTRFAVELDAGGRLTVLRQNLETPSDTGTSRGTRVRLWWHRGHCVPVPSAGPAPTTGPSAPAHPPHPCDLMDPTG is encoded by the coding sequence ATGGAGGGGAATGCGATCCGACTGCGGGACGTGCGGAAGTCCTTCGGGCACACCGAGGCCGTGGCCGGAGTCGACCTGGAGATCCGGGACGGCGAGTTCTTCTCCCTTCTCGGGCCCTCCGGCTCGGGCAAGACGACGCTCCTGCGGCTGATCGCGGGTTTCGAACAGCCCGACGGGGGCCGGATCGAACTCGCCGGGCGGGATGTCACGGACCTGGCGCCCTTCGCGCGCGAGGTGCACACCGTCTTCCAGGACTACGCCCTGTTTCCCCACATGACGGTGGAGCAGAACGTCGCCTACGGGCTCAGGGTGCGCAAGGTGCCCCGGGCCGAGCGGGTGCGCAGGACCGGGGAGGCGCTCGCCTCGGTCCGCCTCGCGGACCTCGGACGGCGGCGTCCCGCGCAGCTCTCCGGCGGTCAGCGCCAGCGCGTCGCGCTCGCCCGCGCGCTCGTCGGCCGACCGCGGGTGCTGCTCCTGGACGAACCCCTGGGCGCCCTCGACCTCAAGCTGCGCGAGGAGATGCGTGCCGAACTCAAGGCGCTGCAGCGCGAGGTCGGCATCACCTTCGTGTGTGTCACCCACGACCAGGGGGAGGCGCTGGCGACGAGCGACCGCGTCGCCGTCCTGGACCGGGGGCGGCTGCAGCAGGTGGGCAGCCCGGCCGACGTGTACGAGCGCCCCGCGACCCCGTTCGTCGCGTCCTTCGTCGGCACCTCCAACGTACTCACGGGCGAGAGCGCGCGGCGGATCCTGGGGGCGCCGGGCACCTACAGCGTCCGCCCGGAGAAGATCCGCCTTTCCGAGGAGGGCGGGGAACCGGGCCGCCCGGATGCCCACGACCTCACTGACGTCCCCGACCTCCCCGACGACCACGTCTTCGCCACCGGCACCGTCGTCGGGGCCGTCTATCTCGGGGAGGTGACACGGTTCGCCGTCGAACTCGACGCCGGTGGGCGTCTGACCGTGCTCCGGCAGAACCTGGAGACGCCCTCGGACACCGGCACCTCCCGCGGCACCCGCGTCCGCCTGTGGTGGCACCGCGGTCACTGCGTCCCCGTACCGTCCGCCGGGCCCGCCCCAACGACCGGCCCCTCCGCACCCGCCCATCCCCCGCACCCCTGCGACCTCATGGACCCCACCGGCTGA
- a CDS encoding response regulator produces MIAHASTHPYDVLLVEDDLADAMLIQDALSERGARHLTQVEDGMAALDHLRDPANPRPDLIVLDLNMPRMNGREFLSIVKEDPELRTIPIVVLTTSSAPDDVAGAYRQHANAYVTKPVNLAEFEEAVRSIDSFYLDVAAKPPRH; encoded by the coding sequence ATGATTGCGCACGCCTCGACCCACCCGTACGACGTGCTGCTGGTCGAGGACGACCTCGCCGACGCGATGCTCATCCAGGACGCCCTGTCCGAGCGCGGGGCCCGTCACCTCACCCAGGTCGAGGACGGCATGGCGGCCCTCGACCATCTGCGCGACCCCGCCAACCCGCGGCCGGACCTCATCGTCCTGGACCTCAACATGCCCCGCATGAACGGGCGCGAGTTCCTCTCCATCGTCAAGGAGGACCCGGAGCTGCGCACCATCCCCATCGTGGTGCTCACCACCTCCTCGGCGCCGGACGACGTGGCGGGCGCCTACCGTCAGCACGCCAACGCGTATGTCACCAAGCCGGTGAACCTCGCGGAGTTCGAGGAGGCCGTGCGCAGCATCGACTCCTTCTACCTGGATGTGGCGGCCAAGCCGCCGCGGCACTGA
- a CDS encoding ATP-binding protein — MRDKQAADAGVVASGWTTRRWLRVGVGATLAVLAVLGGLGTWSMSRASDLTGQVVDTDSPALISAVRLEAALVNQETGVRGYGLAGQRDFLAPYNEGVTDEKDALRRLRPLIRDDASARKDLAEVERLAGQWQRRIARPVAAAPAGAAVPLATERADEGKQTFDSLRSAMKRQQAHLQDTRAAADDDLARATTLRNWVFTAIALSILAVAVLVFEGLRRGVTAPLTRIAASAREVAEGGFDRPIAAEGPADLRRLGMDVEEMRRRLVEELAQAESSRRQLDEQAADLRRSNAELEQFAYVASHDLQEPLRKVSSFTQLLQRRYGEQLDARADQYIAFAVDGANRMQVLINDLLAFSRVGRVHNESREVDLEALVESTVATLSMAAEETGAEITHDALPTVVGDTTQLGMLWQNLLSNALKFHSPERPPRIHIEARQDGDTWHFAVRDNGIGIAPEFRDKVFVIFQRLHTKDAYPGTGIGLAMCKKVVEFHGGTIGIDPEYAPGTRVVFTLPVLRAAVPATTEEPTA, encoded by the coding sequence GTGAGGGACAAGCAGGCGGCGGACGCCGGTGTCGTGGCGTCCGGGTGGACGACCCGGCGCTGGCTGCGGGTCGGAGTCGGGGCCACCCTGGCGGTGCTGGCCGTCCTCGGCGGACTCGGCACCTGGAGCATGTCCCGTGCCTCGGATCTCACCGGCCAGGTCGTGGACACCGACTCCCCGGCGCTGATCTCCGCGGTCCGGCTGGAGGCGGCGCTGGTCAACCAGGAGACCGGTGTCCGCGGCTACGGCCTCGCGGGTCAGCGGGACTTCCTCGCCCCCTACAACGAGGGTGTCACCGACGAGAAGGACGCCCTGCGCCGGCTCCGGCCGCTGATCCGGGACGACGCGTCGGCCCGCAAGGACCTCGCCGAGGTCGAGCGGCTCGCCGGGCAGTGGCAGCGGCGGATCGCCCGCCCGGTGGCCGCGGCTCCCGCCGGTGCCGCGGTGCCCCTGGCCACGGAGCGCGCGGACGAGGGGAAGCAGACCTTCGACTCGCTGCGCAGCGCCATGAAGCGGCAGCAGGCACACCTGCAGGACACCCGTGCGGCCGCCGATGACGACCTGGCCCGGGCGACCACCCTGCGCAACTGGGTGTTCACGGCGATCGCCCTGAGCATCCTCGCCGTCGCCGTACTGGTCTTCGAGGGCCTGCGCAGGGGGGTGACCGCACCGCTGACCCGGATCGCCGCCTCGGCCCGGGAGGTCGCGGAGGGCGGCTTCGACCGGCCGATCGCCGCCGAGGGCCCGGCCGACCTGCGCCGCCTCGGCATGGACGTCGAGGAGATGCGCCGGCGCCTGGTGGAGGAACTCGCCCAGGCCGAGAGCTCCCGGCGGCAACTGGACGAGCAGGCGGCCGACCTCCGGCGCTCCAACGCCGAGCTGGAGCAGTTCGCCTACGTCGCCTCCCACGACCTCCAGGAGCCCCTGCGTAAGGTCTCCAGCTTCACGCAGCTCCTCCAACGGCGCTACGGCGAGCAGCTCGACGCGCGTGCCGACCAGTACATCGCCTTCGCCGTCGACGGCGCCAACCGCATGCAGGTACTCATCAACGACCTGCTGGCCTTCTCCCGCGTGGGCCGGGTGCACAACGAGAGCCGGGAGGTCGACCTGGAGGCGCTCGTCGAAAGCACCGTCGCCACCCTCAGCATGGCGGCCGAGGAGACCGGCGCGGAGATCACCCACGACGCGCTGCCCACCGTGGTCGGCGACACCACCCAGCTCGGCATGCTCTGGCAGAACCTGCTCTCCAACGCCCTGAAGTTCCACAGCCCCGAGCGCCCCCCGCGCATCCACATAGAGGCCCGCCAGGACGGCGACACGTGGCACTTCGCCGTGCGCGACAACGGCATCGGTATCGCCCCCGAGTTCCGCGACAAGGTCTTCGTCATCTTCCAGCGACTGCACACCAAGGACGCCTATCCCGGCACCGGGATCGGCCTGGCCATGTGCAAGAAGGTCGTGGAGTTCCACGGCGGCACCATCGGCATCGACCCGGAGTACGCCCCCGGCACCCGGGTCGTCTTCACCCTCCCCGTCCTGCGAGCCGCCGTCCCGGCCACGACCGAGGAGCCGACCGCGTGA
- a CDS encoding ABC transporter substrate-binding protein: MHLVRSLQVTSAVVLLLAATACGSGSGTGSSAGFDPPDLKAPSSLGKTEGEVNLIAWAGYVEDGSDDPEVDWVSGFEKRTGCQVHARTAASSDEMVKLMKTGQYDAVSASGDASLRLIASGDAAPVNTGLVPNYKDVFAGLKDGAWNSVDGQMYGIPHGRGANLLMYNTEKVRPAPTSWSAVFDDASRYKGHVTAYDSPIYLADAALYLKATKPELGIKNPYALDRKQFDAAVDLLKRQNADIGEYWSDYLKEVSAFKSGDSVVGTTWQVIANLAGDEGAPVKAAVPKEGSTGWSDTWMVSARAKHPDCAYKWLDWIVSPKVNAQVAEYFGEAPANAKACARTSDKDFCATYHADDEKYWKRVAFWNTPIEQCLDGRTDVKCVPYAEWVRAWTEIKG, encoded by the coding sequence GTGCACCTCGTCCGCTCCCTCCAGGTCACCTCCGCCGTCGTCCTGCTCCTCGCCGCGACCGCCTGCGGCTCCGGTTCCGGCACCGGCTCCTCGGCCGGCTTCGATCCGCCCGACCTCAAGGCCCCCTCGTCGCTGGGGAAAACGGAGGGCGAGGTGAACCTCATCGCCTGGGCCGGTTACGTCGAGGACGGCTCCGACGACCCGGAGGTGGACTGGGTCAGCGGCTTCGAGAAGCGCACCGGCTGCCAGGTGCACGCGCGGACGGCCGCCAGCAGCGACGAGATGGTCAAGCTGATGAAGACGGGCCAGTACGACGCCGTCTCCGCCTCGGGCGACGCCTCGCTGCGGCTGATCGCCTCCGGTGACGCGGCGCCCGTCAACACCGGCCTCGTACCGAACTACAAGGACGTCTTCGCCGGTCTGAAGGACGGCGCCTGGAACTCGGTCGACGGACAGATGTACGGCATCCCGCACGGGCGCGGCGCCAATCTGCTGATGTACAACACCGAGAAGGTGAGGCCGGCGCCCACCTCCTGGTCCGCCGTCTTCGACGACGCGTCCCGGTACAAGGGCCATGTCACCGCCTACGACTCCCCCATCTACCTCGCCGACGCCGCCCTGTATCTCAAGGCCACGAAACCGGAGTTGGGGATCAAGAACCCCTACGCCCTCGACCGGAAGCAGTTCGACGCGGCCGTCGATCTGCTCAAGCGGCAGAACGCCGACATCGGCGAGTACTGGAGCGACTACCTGAAGGAGGTCTCCGCCTTCAAGAGCGGCGACTCGGTGGTGGGGACCACCTGGCAGGTCATCGCCAACCTCGCCGGCGACGAGGGCGCGCCCGTCAAGGCGGCCGTGCCGAAGGAGGGTTCCACCGGCTGGTCGGACACCTGGATGGTGTCGGCGAGGGCGAAGCACCCGGACTGCGCCTACAAGTGGCTCGACTGGATCGTCTCGCCGAAGGTCAACGCCCAGGTCGCCGAGTACTTCGGCGAGGCGCCCGCCAACGCGAAGGCATGTGCGCGGACCAGTGACAAGGACTTCTGCGCGACCTACCACGCGGACGACGAGAAGTACTGGAAGCGCGTCGCCTTCTGGAACACACCCATCGAGCAGTGCCTGGACGGGCGCACGGACGTGAAGTGCGTGCCGTACGCGGAGTGGGTGCGGGCCTGGACGGAGATCAAGGGCTGA
- a CDS encoding ABC transporter permease, translating to MTTTLPAEGRPAPGPVRRLAGALHRRPRLRLTLLLGAPLLWLAVLYLGSLAVLFVSAFWTTDTFTSEVVKVWSTDNFRELFTEPVYRQVVLRSVGVALAVTVLCAVLAFPLAFYTARVARPRWRPFLVVAILTPLWASYLVKVYAWRLILSRDGPADQVLAPFGLEGPGYGLPAVVLTLTYLWLPYMILPVHTALAQLPDSLLEASADLGARAWRTFRSVVLPMVLPSVAAGSVFTFSLSLGDYITVQIVGGKTQLIGNVVYSHIDLDLPMAAALGTVPVVVIVLYLLAVRRTGALDSL from the coding sequence ATGACCACCACGCTCCCGGCCGAGGGGCGGCCCGCCCCGGGCCCCGTCCGGCGGCTTGCCGGGGCGCTGCACCGCAGGCCCCGGCTGCGCCTGACGCTGCTGCTGGGCGCCCCGCTGCTGTGGCTGGCCGTGCTGTATCTCGGCTCGCTGGCCGTGCTGTTCGTGTCCGCGTTCTGGACGACGGACACCTTCACCTCCGAGGTGGTGAAGGTGTGGTCGACGGACAACTTCCGCGAGCTGTTCACGGAACCGGTCTACCGCCAGGTGGTCCTGCGCAGCGTGGGGGTGGCGCTCGCGGTGACCGTGCTGTGCGCGGTCCTCGCCTTCCCCCTGGCGTTCTACACCGCCCGGGTCGCGCGGCCGCGGTGGCGGCCCTTCCTGGTGGTCGCCATCCTCACCCCGTTGTGGGCCAGTTACCTGGTCAAGGTGTACGCCTGGCGGCTCATCCTGTCCCGGGACGGCCCGGCCGACCAGGTGCTCGCGCCGTTCGGGCTCGAGGGGCCCGGGTACGGCCTGCCCGCGGTCGTCCTCACCCTGACGTATCTGTGGCTGCCGTACATGATCCTGCCGGTCCACACCGCGCTGGCGCAGCTCCCCGACAGTCTGCTGGAGGCCTCGGCCGACCTCGGGGCGCGGGCCTGGCGGACCTTCCGCTCGGTGGTGCTGCCGATGGTGCTGCCGTCCGTGGCCGCCGGGTCGGTGTTCACCTTCTCGCTCAGTCTCGGCGACTACATCACCGTGCAGATCGTCGGCGGGAAGACGCAGTTGATCGGGAACGTCGTGTACTCCCACATCGATCTGGATCTGCCCATGGCGGCGGCCCTCGGCACCGTGCCCGTCGTGGTGATCGTGCTGTACCTGCTCGCGGTGCGCCGCACGGGTGCGCTGGACAGTCTGTGA
- a CDS encoding ABC transporter permease gives MRLSRTARVLLRLGAGIGFAVIYVPLLLVLVNSFNPDRSAGWPPSGLTPHWWAVAVRNDGAVSALWVSVKAGLGATALALVLGTLLALAVARRRFLGRDTLSFVVVLPLALPGIVTGIALDSAFGTVLEPLGVGLGLFTVVLGHATFCVVVVFNNVAARLRRTAGSQEEAAMDLGAHTFRAFVDITLPQLRPALLAGGLLAFALSFDEIVVTTFTAGPGVRTLPLWIYDNMTRPQQAPVVNVVAAVLVLLSVIPIHLAQRLSAGTSTTSRI, from the coding sequence GTGCGACTGAGCCGAACGGCGCGCGTCCTGCTGCGCCTGGGCGCGGGGATCGGTTTCGCCGTGATCTATGTGCCGCTGCTGCTGGTCCTGGTCAACTCGTTCAACCCCGACCGCAGCGCGGGCTGGCCGCCGTCCGGGCTGACGCCGCACTGGTGGGCGGTGGCCGTCCGCAACGACGGTGCGGTGAGTGCCCTGTGGGTGTCGGTGAAGGCCGGTCTCGGGGCCACCGCGCTCGCCCTGGTACTGGGCACGCTGCTCGCCCTCGCGGTCGCCCGGCGCCGGTTCCTCGGGCGGGACACGCTGTCGTTCGTGGTGGTCCTGCCGCTCGCCCTGCCCGGCATCGTCACCGGGATCGCCCTCGACTCGGCGTTCGGTACGGTCCTGGAGCCGCTGGGGGTGGGGCTCGGGCTGTTCACCGTCGTCCTCGGCCACGCCACGTTCTGTGTCGTCGTGGTCTTCAACAACGTCGCCGCGCGGCTGCGCCGTACCGCCGGCTCGCAGGAGGAGGCGGCCATGGACCTCGGGGCGCACACCTTCCGCGCCTTCGTCGACATCACCCTTCCGCAACTGCGGCCGGCGCTGCTGGCGGGCGGACTGCTGGCGTTCGCGCTGTCCTTCGACGAGATCGTGGTGACGACGTTCACCGCGGGCCCGGGGGTGCGCACCCTGCCGCTGTGGATCTACGACAACATGACCCGCCCGCAACAGGCCCCGGTGGTCAACGTGGTGGCCGCCGTCCTGGTGCTGCTCTCGGTGATCCCGATCCACCTCGCCCAGCGCCTGTCCGCCGGCACGTCGACGACGAGCCGGATCTGA